A region from the Aegilops tauschii subsp. strangulata cultivar AL8/78 chromosome 5, Aet v6.0, whole genome shotgun sequence genome encodes:
- the LOC109743730 gene encoding aquaporin PIP2-5 — protein MAVGEGKVSPDAIDNEVISNGSTKDYLDLAPVPLVDAAELGKWSLYRAVIAEFTATLIFVYVAVATVVGHKRQTDAQACSGAGVLGIAWAFGGMIAVLVYCTAGISGGHINPAVTFGLLLARKVSLPRAFLYMVAQCVGAICGAALVRAVHGGHHYALYGGGANVLAPGYSRTAGLIAEIAGTFVLVYTVFSATDPKRIARDPHVPVLAPLLIGFAVLMVHLATIPVTGTGINPARSFGAAVVYNGGKAWDDQWIFWVGPFIGAAVAMVYHQYVLRNGAVFRSNKAAAV, from the coding sequence TGGGAGAGGGCAAGGTGAGTCCGGATGCCATCGACAACGAAGTTATCAGCAACGGCAGCACCAAGGACTACCTCGACCTTGCTCCGGTGCCGCTGGTGGATGCCGCCGAGCTGGGCAAGTGGTCGCTCTACCGCGCCGTCATCGCCGAGTTCACCGCCACGCTGATCTTCGTCTACGTCGCCGTCGCCACCGTGGTCGGCCACAAGCGCCAGACCGACGCCCAAGCGTGCAGCGGCGCCGGCGTGCTGGGCATCGCGTGGGCCTTCGGCGGCATGATTGCCGTCCTCGTCTACTGCACCGCCGGCATCTCCGGCGGCCACATCAACCCCGCGGTGACGTTCGGGCTGCTGCTGGCGCGCAAGGTGTCCCTTCCAAGGGCCTTTCTGTACATGGTGGCGCAGTGCGTGGGCGCCATCTGCGGCGCCGCGCTGGTCAGGGCCGTGCACGGAGGCCACCACTACGCACTCTACGGCGGCGGCGCCAACGTGCTCGCGCCGGGGTACTCCAGGACAGCGGGGCTCATCGCGGAGATCGCCGGCACCTTCGTGCTCGTGTACACGGTGTTCTCGGCGACCGACCCGAAGCGCATCGCCCGGGACCCGCACGTGCCAGTGTTGGCGCCGCTGCTCATCGGGTTCGCCGTGCTCATGGTGCACCTCGCCACCATCCCCGTCACCGGCACCGGGATCAACCCGGCCAGGAGCTTTGGCGCCGCCGTGGTGTACAACGGCGGGAAGGCTTGGGACGACCAGTGGATCTTCTGGGTTGGCCCGTTCATCGGCGCCGCCGTGGCCATGGTGTACCACCAGTACGTCCTCAGAAACGGCGCCGTGTTCCGCTCCAACAAGGCTGCCGCCGTCTAG